A segment of the Georgenia sp. M64 genome:
GGCCGCGGGGCCGCTCGTGCAGGGCGGCGGCGATGCGCCCGGGGTCGGTGGCGCGGATCCGGAGGATCTCGGCCAGCTCGGCGGCCAGGGTGGCCTCGGTGGTGGTCATCGGGCGGCCGTCCGGGTCTGGTTGAGCTCGGCCACGGGGGTGCCGGCGAGGACGGCCTCGAGCTCGGCGGCGGTGGGCATCGCGGTGGAGCACTCCAGGCGGGAGGCGACGATCGCCCCGGCCGCGCTGGCGGCCTCGCTGGTGTGCCGCAGCGACCAGCCCGACAGGAGCCCGTGGACGAGGGAGCCGCCGAACGCGTCCCCCGCGCCGAGGCCGTTGAAGGTGGTCACGGGCGTGGGCGGCACCTCGACCCGCTCCTCGCTGGTCTTCGCGAGCGTCCCGGCCGGGCCCTGCTTGACGACGGCGAGCTCGACGCCGGCCTCGAGGAGGGCGTCCGCGGCACGCTCGGGGTCACGCTCGCCGACGGCGACCTCGCACTCCTCGCGGTTGCCGACGGCGACCGTCACGCCGGCGAGCGCGGCGCGCAGCTGCTCGCGGGCCTGGAGCGGGGACTCCCAGAACATCGGGCGGTAGTCCAGGTCGAGCACGGTGTGCCGGGCCCGGCCGCGGACGGCGAGGGCGGCGTGGTGCGCGGAGCG
Coding sequences within it:
- the iolC gene encoding 5-dehydro-2-deoxygluconokinase, yielding MRHGPRGRGGAAVGIDVLTVGRSGVDIYPLQTGVGLEDVTSFGKYLGGSPMNVAVASARLGSSAAILTGVGDDPFGRYVRREMRRLGVDDAHVVTSTEYATPVTFCEIFPPDDFPLYFYRRPSAPDMQIRPEDVPVDVVRKARLLWLSGTGLSEEPSRSAHHAALAVRGRARHTVLDLDYRPMFWESPLQAREQLRAALAGVTVAVGNREECEVAVGERDPERAADALLEAGVELAVVKQGPAGTLAKTSEERVEVPPTPVTTFNGLGAGDAFGGSLVHGLLSGWSLRHTSEAASAAGAIVASRLECSTAMPTAAELEAVLAGTPVAELNQTRTAAR